One Deltaproteobacteria bacterium genomic window carries:
- a CDS encoding ImmA/IrrE family metallo-endopeptidase has product MSLGKAKAKSVLDSLEIDDPSLLVNLNEICMARGVFVREGHIDGAEARLTIGDSFSRVKAVILARPNDTYETRTRFSIAHELGHFELHKNIQATISCSERELNEWFGKQAHQEREIEANEFASELLLPERFIRPVIHAQSNPSLNLVDSLASKYQTSFIATARRLIDLTEEACALVFFKKDRILYHVPSELFRRQHYWIALGPLDMASMAYDAATKGKNGAYMSAVDAATWVDISEMKDWQRSKIEDAKILEQARFFPKLDLGISLLWIKDPKLIWN; this is encoded by the coding sequence ATGAGCCTCGGGAAGGCTAAAGCAAAGAGTGTTCTTGATAGTCTTGAAATAGATGATCCTTCACTATTGGTGAACCTCAATGAAATCTGCATGGCCAGGGGCGTGTTTGTGCGTGAAGGTCATATCGATGGAGCCGAAGCACGACTTACAATCGGTGATTCGTTTAGTCGAGTAAAAGCAGTTATACTTGCCAGGCCAAATGATACTTATGAAACAAGAACTCGATTTTCTATCGCGCACGAGCTGGGCCATTTTGAACTTCACAAAAATATTCAAGCAACAATCTCTTGTAGCGAACGGGAATTAAATGAATGGTTTGGCAAACAAGCCCATCAAGAAAGAGAAATTGAAGCAAACGAATTTGCCAGTGAGCTCTTATTGCCCGAACGCTTTATAAGGCCCGTAATCCATGCTCAATCCAACCCGAGCTTAAATCTTGTAGACTCTCTCGCATCCAAGTACCAGACGTCATTTATTGCAACAGCCCGTCGTTTAATTGATCTTACAGAAGAAGCCTGCGCATTAGTTTTCTTTAAGAAAGATCGTATTTTGTATCATGTACCTTCGGAATTATTTCGGCGTCAGCATTACTGGATTGCACTAGGTCCACTTGATATGGCTTCAATGGCTTACGATGCTGCCACCAAAGGAAAAAATGGCGCTTACATGTCCGCTGTGGATGCGGCAACTTGGGTCGATATTTCTGAGATGAAAGATTGGCAACGAAGTAAGATTGAGGATGCCAAAATTCTTGAGCAGGCTAGGTTTTTCCCAAAACTTGATCTTGGCATCTCTCTATTATGGATAAAAGATCCAAAGTTAATTTGGAATTAG
- a CDS encoding nucleotidyltransferase has product MSISEDTFASWAQGPGTVEAQKCANAETAIRKAILADATLAQMDITVFTQGSYAVRTNVRLDSDVDICIRYNEAFFTQYPDGMTDADFGNVNGGLAFSDFKGPVQRALESYFDSSSVTRGSKAFDIHANTYRIDADVVPAFGYRYYTGRKDLRGNHEILHGVAFIPDTGVRIVNWPQQTYDNGVMRNDQTGRKYKRIIRILKRLRNRMQDDGIVAAQNISSFLIECLVWNAPLEAFQHEKYTENVRHVLAHTCNNTREDKDCSEWREVNEIKYLFRSFQPWTRYQANQFLNAAWDYIGFK; this is encoded by the coding sequence ATGAGTATCTCTGAAGATACCTTTGCATCATGGGCTCAAGGCCCCGGAACAGTGGAGGCGCAAAAATGTGCCAATGCTGAAACTGCAATCCGAAAGGCAATTTTGGCGGATGCTACTTTAGCTCAGATGGACATCACGGTATTCACCCAAGGGTCATACGCTGTACGAACAAATGTTCGATTGGATAGTGATGTTGATATTTGCATCCGTTACAATGAGGCGTTTTTTACGCAATATCCTGATGGAATGACGGACGCTGATTTCGGAAATGTTAATGGAGGTTTGGCTTTTTCCGATTTTAAAGGTCCCGTCCAAAGAGCGTTGGAGTCTTACTTTGACTCTTCATCGGTAACTCGTGGCAGTAAGGCTTTTGATATTCATGCCAATACATATAGAATTGATGCCGATGTTGTTCCGGCCTTTGGATACCGTTATTACACGGGGCGCAAAGATCTACGTGGAAACCATGAAATTCTGCACGGCGTTGCCTTCATCCCTGATACCGGTGTAAGAATTGTGAACTGGCCACAACAAACCTACGACAATGGGGTTATGCGAAACGATCAAACAGGGCGCAAATACAAGAGGATTATCCGTATTTTAAAACGATTACGAAACAGAATGCAGGATGATGGGATTGTCGCCGCCCAAAATATATCGTCATTTCTCATCGAGTGCCTTGTATGGAATGCGCCGCTGGAGGCCTTTCAACATGAAAAATATACTGAGAACGTACGGCATGTTCTGGCACACACCTGTAATAACACCCGAGAAGATAAAGACTGCTCAGAATGGCGTGAGGTAAATGAAATTAAATACTTATTTCGCTCATTTCAGCCTTGGACGCGTTATCAAGCGAATCAATTTTTAAATGCTGCATGGGACTATATTGGTTTCAAATGA
- a CDS encoding PD-(D/E)XK nuclease family protein: MALVKRRRNLFNPKVTAPYKLSRSRLENFMRCPRCFYLDRRLGIDKPSMPGFTLNTAVDHLLKKEFDVYRTKGEPHPLMKENGVDAIPFRHKDLDIWRENFKGLEYHHKATNFIITGAIDDLWVNPAGQLIVVDYKATSKDGEVSLDDEWKDGYKRQMEIYQWILRGMGYDVLDTGYFVYANGRKDLDGFNGTLSFHVQLIRYTGNCAWVEKAVKDAWECLSSDTMPTCYDGCEHCDYRKLSREVEA, encoded by the coding sequence ATGGCACTAGTCAAGCGGAGGCGCAATTTATTTAATCCCAAAGTGACAGCACCTTACAAACTCAGCAGATCACGTCTGGAAAATTTCATGCGTTGCCCGCGATGTTTTTATTTGGATCGGCGGTTAGGTATCGACAAGCCCTCAATGCCTGGATTTACTCTCAATACGGCTGTAGATCATTTGTTGAAAAAGGAATTCGATGTTTACCGCACCAAAGGCGAACCACACCCGCTCATGAAAGAAAACGGGGTTGATGCAATTCCGTTCCGGCACAAAGACCTCGACATCTGGCGCGAGAATTTCAAGGGCCTTGAATATCATCACAAGGCGACGAACTTCATCATCACGGGAGCTATCGACGATCTGTGGGTCAATCCCGCCGGGCAATTGATCGTGGTCGACTACAAGGCTACCAGCAAGGACGGTGAGGTTAGTCTCGATGATGAATGGAAAGACGGTTACAAGCGGCAAATGGAGATCTACCAGTGGATCCTTCGGGGAATGGGTTACGACGTGCTGGATACGGGATATTTTGTCTATGCCAATGGCCGGAAGGATCTCGACGGTTTCAACGGCACGCTTTCTTTTCACGTTCAGTTGATCAGATACACCGGCAATTGTGCGTGGGTTGAAAAGGCCGTGAAGGATGCTTGGGAGTGTTTGTCATCCGATACAATGCCGACGTGTTATGATGGGTGTGAACATTGTGACTACCGGAAACTCAGCAGGGAAGTTGAAGCATAA
- a CDS encoding caspase family protein, with amino-acid sequence MKHKLFCIVIVSSLLWTQSVAYAFSGLRYAVIIGNNNGPESDPPLKYAENDAKNIYDALKELGNFSEENSTLLLGKDIETIRQTLDKTKNSIRNLKRSDPKTKVDFLVYYSGHSNSQGLQINNQILPITELKQLVRSSGADIKMGIVDGCNSGTLVAAKGANKAQSFEIDLQDTSDVHGEIFISSSTSLERSFESSELRGSFFTYFFVTGLRGDADYNNDGSVSLAEGYRYAYDHTVLKTASLNLGEQHPTSQVALRGKGEVMLTELSQKISYLFFPDNDNGKYFIYNSKGGYIVSELEKKAGVTKRLALGQGPYIIRKLVDGKLIQKEFQIPRTGNQVLNWDNAKVLSEKKTTPLSSNVRTLSYQLPVENFSRKERKILKSGPQKVLLNRGELIRLRLLENLNSKTVHYGDKIQFETVEDILVNEKLVIPAGSLAIGDIIYNKPRVGLARGEMALTVRYVKAIDGQNIPLSTVVGRQGKGKDTDANFAEYSQHYRNMDHHFFEDSFRYNQNPYKDEKLTPNEMMSRIVSLGLAMGISAAVWGTNAKMKKGTIISAFVDQDREIIVP; translated from the coding sequence ATGAAACACAAGTTATTCTGCATAGTTATCGTTAGCAGTCTCTTATGGACTCAATCGGTGGCCTATGCCTTTTCGGGCTTACGCTATGCTGTGATCATCGGCAATAATAATGGGCCCGAATCGGACCCACCGTTAAAATATGCCGAAAACGACGCCAAAAATATTTATGATGCCCTAAAAGAATTGGGGAATTTTTCCGAAGAAAATTCAACGCTGCTTTTGGGTAAAGACATCGAAACCATTCGCCAAACTTTAGACAAAACCAAAAATTCGATTCGCAATCTAAAACGCAGCGACCCTAAAACTAAAGTTGATTTTTTAGTTTATTACTCCGGCCATTCCAACAGCCAAGGTTTGCAAATTAACAATCAAATCTTACCCATCACCGAACTCAAACAATTAGTGCGCAGCTCGGGCGCCGACATCAAAATGGGCATTGTGGATGGATGTAACAGCGGCACTTTAGTGGCTGCCAAGGGCGCCAACAAGGCCCAATCTTTTGAAATTGACCTCCAAGACACTTCTGACGTGCACGGAGAAATCTTCATCTCTTCGAGCACCAGTTTAGAAAGATCTTTTGAAAGTAGTGAATTAAGGGGTTCTTTCTTTACTTACTTTTTTGTAACCGGCCTACGCGGTGATGCCGATTATAATAACGACGGCAGTGTGAGTTTAGCCGAAGGTTATCGCTATGCCTACGATCACACGGTTCTCAAAACCGCATCGCTTAATTTAGGCGAACAGCACCCCACCTCCCAAGTTGCCCTTAGGGGCAAGGGCGAAGTCATGCTGACCGAACTTTCACAAAAAATCTCTTATTTATTTTTCCCCGACAACGACAACGGAAAATATTTTATTTACAATAGTAAGGGTGGCTACATTGTTTCTGAACTTGAAAAGAAGGCCGGCGTTACCAAGCGCCTAGCCTTGGGGCAAGGGCCTTATATTATTCGCAAGCTAGTCGATGGCAAATTAATACAAAAAGAATTTCAAATCCCCCGTACTGGCAATCAAGTTTTAAATTGGGATAACGCCAAGGTATTATCGGAAAAAAAGACCACTCCGCTTAGCTCGAATGTTCGCACGCTATCTTATCAACTCCCAGTTGAAAATTTTTCGCGAAAAGAAAGAAAAATATTGAAAAGTGGTCCACAAAAAGTTCTTTTAAATAGAGGAGAACTGATCCGCTTAAGATTGCTTGAAAACCTAAACTCTAAAACCGTTCATTATGGTGACAAAATCCAATTTGAAACTGTTGAAGATATTCTGGTGAATGAAAAGTTGGTTATTCCTGCAGGTTCGCTCGCGATTGGTGACATTATTTATAATAAACCAAGGGTGGGTTTGGCCAGAGGAGAGATGGCCCTTACAGTGCGTTATGTAAAGGCCATCGATGGCCAAAACATCCCTCTTTCAACGGTCGTTGGGCGCCAAGGCAAAGGCAAAGATACCGATGCCAATTTTGCCGAATACAGTCAGCACTATCGCAACATGGATCATCATTTTTTCGAAGATAGTTTTCGCTACAATCAAAACCCCTACAAAGATGAAAAATTAACCCCTAATGAAATGATGAGCCGCATTGTCAGCCTAGGCCTAGCCATGGGCATCTCCGCTGCAGTATGGGGAACCAATGCCAAAATGAAAAAGGGAACCATCATCTCAGCCTTCGTCGACCAAGACCGAGAAATTATCGTTCCTTGA
- a CDS encoding DUF4384 domain-containing protein has product MEFEKTDPSDFELEKTLLESPTIPQEWLDSPAIQERIEAFKKGQSDFLAKHPFSQQWEEIANKHPFRKKRLLNFKWVLPTLAVAASLIFVFRTDLFNLTNPNYLGSKGNFDFGLYYKREGAPTEKVNSGITLKKGDRIRFSYASPVDAYLMIIGIEENGEVNLYFPEETEASVKISANEHKNLPQAFAINASQPKERFIALFSNKPLSLDEVKQTVARKLQSQNFLESEQPLFDKNREISILVRKE; this is encoded by the coding sequence ATGGAATTTGAAAAAACCGACCCTTCTGATTTTGAATTAGAAAAAACTTTATTAGAATCTCCCACAATTCCCCAAGAATGGTTGGATTCTCCTGCGATTCAAGAACGGATTGAGGCCTTTAAAAAAGGTCAGTCCGACTTTTTAGCCAAGCATCCTTTTTCACAACAGTGGGAAGAAATTGCCAATAAACATCCGTTTCGAAAAAAACGGCTACTCAACTTCAAGTGGGTCTTACCCACTTTAGCCGTAGCCGCATCGCTTATTTTCGTTTTCAGAACTGATTTATTCAATTTAACTAACCCAAACTATTTAGGCTCAAAGGGCAACTTTGACTTTGGGCTTTATTACAAACGAGAAGGTGCTCCGACCGAAAAAGTAAATTCTGGAATTACCCTAAAAAAGGGAGATCGCATTCGATTTTCTTATGCAAGCCCGGTTGATGCATATTTAATGATTATAGGCATTGAAGAAAATGGTGAGGTTAATCTTTATTTTCCCGAAGAAACTGAAGCGAGTGTAAAAATTTCGGCCAACGAGCATAAAAATCTACCCCAAGCCTTTGCCATCAATGCCTCTCAACCCAAGGAACGTTTCATCGCATTATTTTCCAACAAACCCCTCTCGCTTGATGAAGTCAAACAAACCGTGGCTCGCAAGCTTCAATCCCAAAATTTTTTGGAGAGTGAGCAGCCCCTGTTTGACAAAAACCGTGAAATTTCAATTTTAGTTCGTAAAGAATAA
- a CDS encoding sigma-70 family RNA polymerase sigma factor has product MDKQEIEALYQKYSYAIYKRAQSFMKNEEEALEVMQEVFVKALQYADSFRGESSPYTWLYRIATHLCLNKLRHIKITKIVDEPLEETRYSSGHNLEKTVVNQKAFYKIFDQLEKEDQTILTLYFVDGLTQEQVAQSLSLSRKTIYHRLKNITELFKERGLNDGI; this is encoded by the coding sequence ATGGATAAGCAGGAAATCGAGGCCCTTTATCAAAAGTATAGCTATGCTATTTATAAGCGGGCCCAGAGCTTCATGAAAAATGAAGAGGAGGCCTTAGAAGTCATGCAAGAGGTGTTTGTGAAGGCCCTACAATATGCCGATAGTTTTCGTGGTGAAAGTTCCCCCTACACTTGGCTGTATCGCATCGCCACCCACCTTTGCCTCAATAAATTAAGGCACATTAAAATCACTAAAATTGTCGACGAACCCCTTGAAGAAACGAGATATTCGAGCGGTCATAATTTAGAAAAAACCGTGGTTAACCAAAAGGCCTTTTACAAAATTTTTGACCAACTCGAAAAAGAAGATCAAACCATTTTAACCCTTTATTTTGTAGATGGCTTGACCCAAGAACAGGTGGCCCAAAGTTTATCTTTAAGTCGCAAAACGATTTATCATCGTCTAAAAAATATCACTGAATTATTTAAAGAACGAGGGTTAAACGATGGAATTTGA
- a CDS encoding acyl-CoA dehydrogenase, whose protein sequence is MMAYKINQRDVEFVLFEQLKVQQLNQFEKYQGYTQDDFQAILEGSLKFAQNDMAPLNKGSDEVGCHLSQGKVTTPPGFKEAFKKSAELGLIAIDIPTTYGGQGLPTIISTAIQEYLAGACITLTMYMGLTRGAGHLIETFGTQKLAELYCQKMYSGLWAGTMCLTEPQAGSAVGDLKTSATPQPNGSYRIKGNKIFISAGDHDLTENIVHLVLARIEGDPAGTKGISLFAVPKIWVQEDGSLGKPNDVTTVNIEHKMGIKGSATCTLSFGDNNQCYGYLVGEACKGMSYMFQMMNEARIACGMQGMALGAVAYENALAYAKERIQGSNTPIIEYPDVKRMLVTQKAYVEGMRALLYQTAFFYDLSHHHSDPKQREYYAGQVALLTPICKAYCSDTGFKVTELALQTYGGYGYISEYPVEQLLRDAKISSIYEGTNGIQALDLIGRKLTHRSGEYFREFYERMNRFCEENAKRPWLEDMVAALKKHLEQLGQITLKFGEWAMSGDTVYPMFNATTYLSMFGDVVLAQLLCEQAILAREKLEKIWQETDADDEASKVKLIEENQEVHYLTGKVKSARFFCAHLLPQAMAKAKGILSGDRSALTTPL, encoded by the coding sequence ATGATGGCCTATAAAATCAACCAAAGAGATGTAGAATTTGTGCTCTTCGAACAACTCAAAGTTCAACAACTTAATCAGTTCGAAAAATACCAAGGTTATACCCAAGACGATTTTCAAGCTATTTTAGAAGGATCTCTAAAGTTTGCTCAAAATGACATGGCACCTTTGAACAAAGGCTCTGATGAAGTAGGTTGCCATTTAAGCCAGGGCAAGGTTACCACACCCCCAGGTTTTAAAGAGGCCTTTAAAAAATCAGCTGAGTTAGGCCTCATCGCCATTGACATCCCCACAACTTATGGTGGGCAAGGTTTGCCCACGATTATATCCACGGCCATCCAGGAATATTTAGCCGGGGCTTGCATTACCCTCACCATGTACATGGGTCTTACCCGCGGCGCTGGCCACCTCATTGAAACCTTTGGTACCCAAAAATTGGCTGAACTCTATTGCCAAAAAATGTACTCAGGGCTTTGGGCTGGCACCATGTGTCTCACCGAACCTCAGGCCGGCAGCGCAGTGGGTGATTTAAAAACTTCTGCCACTCCTCAACCTAACGGAAGCTATCGAATCAAGGGCAATAAAATTTTTATCTCAGCCGGCGATCATGACCTCACTGAAAATATTGTTCACCTGGTGTTAGCCAGAATCGAAGGCGACCCCGCAGGCACCAAAGGTATTTCGCTTTTTGCAGTTCCCAAAATTTGGGTTCAAGAAGATGGTTCTTTAGGTAAGCCCAACGATGTAACGACCGTCAACATTGAACATAAAATGGGCATCAAAGGCTCTGCTACTTGCACTTTGAGTTTTGGCGATAACAATCAATGTTATGGTTATTTAGTGGGCGAGGCCTGCAAAGGCATGTCTTATATGTTTCAAATGATGAACGAAGCTAGAATTGCCTGCGGCATGCAAGGCATGGCCTTAGGAGCCGTCGCTTACGAAAATGCCTTGGCCTATGCCAAAGAAAGAATCCAAGGGAGCAATACGCCGATCATTGAATACCCCGATGTTAAAAGAATGCTCGTCACCCAAAAGGCCTATGTAGAAGGCATGCGGGCTTTACTTTACCAAACGGCCTTTTTCTACGACCTGTCTCACCATCACTCTGATCCAAAACAGCGCGAATATTATGCTGGGCAAGTTGCTTTGCTAACTCCGATTTGCAAGGCCTATTGCTCAGACACTGGGTTTAAGGTCACCGAACTAGCCCTTCAAACCTACGGTGGTTATGGTTATATTAGCGAATATCCCGTTGAACAATTATTGCGCGATGCCAAGATAAGCTCTATCTATGAAGGCACCAATGGCATTCAGGCCCTGGATCTCATTGGAAGAAAACTGACCCACCGCTCCGGTGAATATTTTCGAGAATTTTATGAACGCATGAATCGCTTCTGCGAAGAAAATGCCAAACGGCCTTGGCTTGAAGATATGGTCGCCGCCTTAAAAAAACACCTCGAACAATTAGGTCAAATCACCCTTAAATTTGGTGAGTGGGCCATGAGCGGCGATACTGTGTATCCCATGTTCAATGCCACCACCTATCTTTCGATGTTTGGCGACGTGGTCTTGGCCCAGCTCCTTTGCGAACAAGCCATCTTAGCCCGCGAAAAACTCGAAAAAATTTGGCAAGAGACGGACGCTGATGATGAAGCTAGCAAAGTAAAATTGATCGAAGAAAATCAAGAAGTCCATTACCTAACCGGGAAGGTAAAATCCGCTCGCTTTTTCTGTGCGCATCTTCTTCCCCAGGCAATGGCTAAAGCCAAAGGAATTTTAAGCGGGGATCGTTCAGCATTAACAACACCTCTATAA
- a CDS encoding D-alanyl-D-alanine carboxypeptidase — translation MRDRLMFSRLCLILFCLSLGSVAKADWRDQIKTMVSHGGVLAVSEKGTPLFMLNIDQKFMPASTLKVATSLLALKELGENFRFPTELYLDSQNILYIKGYGDPFLISEELAQMAAAIAAKGVKTINGIILDTSFYDKNIEISGRSQTLNPYDAQPAALAANFNTIYVYKNSKGEVSSAEIQTPMTELTKILAKNAPVGKSRISLVNHPEEAVLYVGYLLKEFLLENKIQVSGSIRTGLVAPQAKLILSYKNSRTLKEILKNALEYSQNLVMNQVFLMVGVKKKGPPATIAKGKEAVTQFLKTEVGLQDFSVEEGSGLSRQNKLSPAQMDRILVAFFPYRKILPAKDNILYKTGTLNGVAALVGYFQSATHGWVRFSILLNQGANYREKIVKVLYDNLQ, via the coding sequence ATGAGGGATCGATTAATGTTTAGTAGGCTTTGTTTAATTTTATTTTGTTTATCATTGGGTAGTGTGGCTAAGGCAGATTGGCGGGATCAGATTAAAACCATGGTGAGCCATGGTGGGGTGTTGGCGGTGAGTGAGAAGGGCACGCCCCTTTTCATGTTGAATATTGATCAAAAATTTATGCCAGCTTCAACTTTGAAAGTTGCTACTTCGCTTTTGGCATTAAAAGAATTGGGTGAAAATTTTAGATTTCCCACAGAGTTGTACCTGGATAGCCAAAATATTCTTTATATCAAAGGCTATGGGGATCCGTTCTTAATTTCTGAAGAACTTGCGCAAATGGCGGCTGCAATTGCGGCCAAGGGTGTCAAAACGATTAATGGCATTATTTTAGACACTTCTTTTTATGACAAGAACATTGAAATATCGGGGCGCAGTCAAACATTAAACCCTTACGATGCTCAACCTGCGGCGTTAGCGGCTAATTTTAACACAATTTATGTTTATAAGAATAGTAAGGGCGAGGTTTCGAGTGCCGAGATTCAAACCCCTATGACCGAGCTTACCAAAATTTTAGCCAAGAATGCTCCGGTGGGTAAGAGCCGAATCAGTTTGGTGAATCATCCTGAAGAAGCCGTTTTATACGTGGGGTATCTTTTAAAAGAATTTTTGTTAGAAAACAAAATTCAAGTATCGGGTTCGATTCGCACAGGTTTGGTGGCGCCTCAAGCGAAGCTTATTTTAAGTTACAAAAATTCTCGAACGCTTAAAGAAATCTTGAAAAATGCTTTGGAATATTCGCAAAACCTTGTGATGAACCAAGTTTTTTTGATGGTCGGGGTGAAGAAAAAAGGTCCACCGGCTACGATTGCCAAAGGTAAAGAGGCCGTGACTCAATTTTTGAAAACCGAAGTAGGGTTGCAAGACTTTTCGGTGGAGGAGGGTTCTGGTTTGTCGAGGCAAAATAAATTAAGCCCTGCCCAGATGGATCGCATCTTAGTGGCTTTTTTCCCCTATCGTAAAATTTTGCCCGCAAAAGATAATATCCTTTATAAAACTGGGACCTTAAATGGAGTTGCGGCTTTGGTGGGGTATTTTCAGTCGGCGACGCACGGATGGGTGAGGTTTTCCATTTTGCTTAATCAGGGTGCGAATTATCGTGAAAAGATTGTTAAAGTCCTTTATGATAATTTACAGTAA
- a CDS encoding MoxR family ATPase, with protein sequence MKKQYQGTEKYIVSPELQNVVNTAILLERPLLIKGEPGTGKTLLAYSIAEALGLKLLRWNIKSTTKAVDGLYVYDTVQRLNDARFGGKDVSDIKHYIKLGKLGESFHSSERVILLIDEIDKADIEFPNDLLAELDEMSFYIPETESTITARHRPIVVITSNNEKELPDAFLRRCIFHFIEFPSKEMMKEILGVHLEDLEEKLLEQALSRFYQIRALNHLRKKPSTSELIDWMKALIKGGLSLEHFKKELPLLGALIKNEQDMTLLT encoded by the coding sequence ATGAAAAAACAATATCAAGGTACTGAAAAATATATTGTCTCTCCTGAATTACAAAATGTAGTGAATACGGCTATTTTGTTGGAGAGGCCTTTATTGATAAAAGGCGAGCCGGGGACGGGGAAAACGCTTTTGGCTTATTCGATTGCGGAGGCCTTGGGTCTAAAGCTCTTGCGTTGGAATATTAAATCTACGACTAAGGCGGTGGATGGGCTTTATGTTTACGATACGGTGCAACGCCTTAATGATGCCAGGTTTGGGGGCAAAGATGTTTCGGATATTAAGCATTATATTAAGTTAGGAAAATTGGGAGAATCGTTTCATAGTTCGGAGCGAGTTATTTTGTTGATCGATGAGATCGATAAGGCTGACATTGAATTTCCCAATGACCTCTTGGCAGAATTAGATGAAATGTCTTTTTACATCCCTGAAACCGAAAGTACCATCACTGCCAGGCATCGTCCCATTGTGGTGATTACTTCGAATAATGAAAAAGAATTGCCGGATGCCTTTTTGCGGCGCTGCATCTTTCATTTTATTGAATTTCCTTCTAAAGAAATGATGAAAGAAATTTTAGGTGTGCATCTTGAGGATTTAGAAGAAAAATTATTAGAACAGGCCTTAAGCCGATTTTATCAAATCCGCGCCCTTAATCATCTGCGCAAAAAACCTTCTACCAGTGAACTGATTGATTGGATGAAAGCCCTGATTAAAGGTGGGCTATCGTTAGAGCACTTCAAAAAAGAACTCCCTTTGCTAGGGGCGCTTATTAAAAATGAACAAGATATGACCTTACTTACTTAA